The Populus alba chromosome 4, ASM523922v2, whole genome shotgun sequence genome contains a region encoding:
- the LOC118039816 gene encoding uncharacterized protein encodes MVSGTILGEYTSAVPAERLWKASFCDGHNLIPKVMPGIISNIDILEGDGAGVGSVKKFNFTDVIKDYSYVKDRVVVMDQENHIVKYSTLEGGVLGVKVKSYSVEVSLTSTSEGGCLSKMKIEYESIGDSLLSEEDANNMQQGIFAMVKAIDAYLYTSAVPAERLWKASFCDGHNLIPKVMPGIISSIDILEGDGAGVGSVKKFNFTDVIKDYSYVKDRVVVMDQENHIVKYSTLEGGVLGVKVKSYSVEVSLTSTSEGGCLSKMKIEYESIGDSLLSEEDANNMQQGIFAMVKAIDAYLVENPTAYA; translated from the exons ATGGTTTCTGGAACCATTTTGGGAGAGTACACCTCCGCAGTCCCAGCAGAGAGGCTATGGAAAGCATCATTCTGTGATGGCCATAACCTCATCCCTAAAGTTATGCCCGGAATCATCTCAAACATTGATATACTTGAAGGAGATGGTGCCGGGGTTGGCTCCGTCAAGAAGTTCAACTTCACCGATG TTATCAAGGACTATAGCTACGTCAAGGATCGTGTGGTGGTGATGGACCAAGAGAATCACATAGTCAAGTATTCCACCCTTGAAGGCGGCGTTCTTGGTGTCAAAGTGAAGTCCTACAGTGTTGAGGTTAGTTTGACATCAACCAGTGAAGGAGGATGCTTGTCCAAGATGAAGATTGAATATGAATCAATCGGGGACAGCTTACTATCCGAGGAAGATGCCAATAATATGCAGCAAGGAATCTTTGCTATGGTGAAGGCTATTGATGCTTACCTG TACACCTCTGCAGTCCCAGCAGAGAGGCTATGGAAAGCATCATTCTGTGATGGCCATAACCTCATCCCTAAAGTTATGCCCGGAATCATCTCAAGCATTGATATACTTGAAGGAGATGGTGCCGGGGTTGGCTCCGTCAAGAAGTTCAACTTCACCGATG TTATCAAGGACTATAGCTACGTCAAGGATCGTGTGGTGGTGATGGACCAAGAGAATCACATAGTCAAGTATTCCACCCTTGAAGGCGGCGTTCTTGGTGTCAAAGTGAAGTCCTACAGTGTTGAGGTTAGTTTGACATCAACCAGTGAAGGAGGATGCTTGTCCAAGATGAAGATTGAATATGAATCAATCGGGGACAGCTTACTATCCGAGGAAGATGCCAATAATATGCAGCAAGGAATCTTTGCTATGGTGAAGGCTATTGATGCTTACCTGGTGGAAAACCCCACTGCTTATGCGTGA
- the LOC118058321 gene encoding LOW QUALITY PROTEIN: S-linalool synthase-like (The sequence of the model RefSeq protein was modified relative to this genomic sequence to represent the inferred CDS: substituted 1 base at 1 genomic stop codon): MEFSKSFNIQALVKTIKEELLSDNNDPYSFIAPSAYDTAWLAMVPDMSEPCQPMFKNCLDWVLSNQNVEGFWGEYDGHGMPTIECLPATIACMIALKRWNAGETIIDKGMAFIEANAEKLIGEIYDSNCPRWFAIVFPAMVEMAQINGLEIIFPDRIKRVVMSMFYKREQILEREELVDRYHYPPLLSYLEALPALYNFDQEDALKHLHADGSLFQSPSATASAFMATGNKDCLNYLQTLAQKCTHGGSPQTYPMDEELLKLCMVNQLQRLGLAEHFNQEIEELLQQVYRNYMNQESWPKGTNSMATQLYKDSLAFCLLRTHGFRVSPCMFCWFLLEEEVQDQIESNHEYFSGAILNVYRATDLMFPGDHELEEARSFSRKLLEKTISMGNKDQHPVPFPSFHSVIKHELRFPWMARLDHLEHRMWMEEKNSSGLWMGKTSFHRLSCLHNDKLKQLAVKNYEFRRTTYKSELEELTRWSKSWGLSDMGFGREKTAYCYFAVAASTSLPQDSEIRMMVAKSAIVITVADDFYDVEGSLEXFWEKITDAVQSKLIWDAKGLSGHSKTIFDALDSLVNELARKYFRQHGTDITNSLRDIWSETFASWFTEAKWSKSGFLPAAEEYLETGMTSIASHTLVLPASCFLSPSMPDYKLNPAQYESITRLLMVIPRLLNDIQSYKKEQKEGKTNFVLLHSKENPEADIEDSIAYAREILDRKKKELLEHALTDGFNDFSKPCRHLHLSCVKVFHMFFDSSNRYDSNTEMLQDIQKAFYIPVEVGAPKPLLPHSGSRQRYPTVVASYHFDQRYKNRIIRLAENSVVSHPISGNPYMKMPMAPKLKFCFM; encoded by the exons atggagttttcaaaatctttcaataTTCAAGCTTTAGTCAAAACGATCAAGGAAGAGTTGTTGTCAGACAACAACGATCCATATTCGTTTATTGCACCTTCTGCTTATGACACTGCATGGTTAGCCATGGTTCCGGATATGTCCGAGCCATGTCAACCCATGTTCAAGAACTGCTTGGATTGGGTGCTCAGCAACCAGAACGTAGAAGGGTTCTGGGGAGAGTATGATGGCCATGGCATGCCCACTATTGAATGCCTTCCTGCAACAATTGCTTGCATGATTGCACTCAAACGGTGGAATGCAGGAGAAACGATTATTGATAAAG GTATGGCCTTCATTGAAGCTAACGCAGAGAAGCTTATTGGAGAGATATATGACTCTAACTGTCCTCGTTGGTTTGCCATCGTCTTCCCTGCAATGGTTGAGATGGCACAAATTAATGGTCTGGAGATCATTTTTCCTGATCGGATAAAGAGGGTGGTGATGAGCATGTTCTACAAAAGAGAACAAATTCTTGAAAG GGAAGAACTTGTGGACAGGTATCATTATCCTCCATTACTATCATATCTTGAAGCATTGCCTGCTCTATACAATTTTGATCAAGAAGATGCACTTAAGCACTTGCATGCCGATGGTTCATTATTCCAATCCCCCTCTGCTACAGCAAGTGCTTTCATGGCTACTGGAAACAAAGACTGCTTGAATTACCTTCAAACTTTAGCTCAAAAATGTACTCATGGAG GCAGTCCGCAAACTTATCCTATGGATGAAGAGCTATTAAAGCTTTGCATGGTTAACCAATTGCAAAGGTTGGGTTTGGCTGAGCATTTTAACCAAGAGATTGAAGAACTGCTGCAACAAGTTTACAG GAATTACATGAACCAAGAGTCATGGCCAAAAGGGACAAATTCGATGGCAACACAGCTATACAAAGACTCTTTGGCATTTTGTCTACTGAGGACGCATGGATTTCGTGTATCTCCAT gCATGTTTTGTTGGTTCTTACTTGAAGAAGAAGTTCAAGATCAAATTGAAAGCAACCATGAATATTTCTCAGGTGCCATTCTTAATGTTTATCGAGCTACCGATCTTATGTTTCCTGGGGACCATGAACTTGAGGAGGCGAGGTCATTTTCAAGGAAGTTGCTTGAGAAAACCATATCAATGGGAAACAAAGACCAACATCCTGTTCCTTTTCCAAGTTTCCACTCAGTG ATTAAGCATGAGTTGAGGTTTCCATGGATGGCTCGACTGGATCACCTGGAGCATAGAATGTGGATGGAAGAAAAGAATAGCTCCGGTCTATGGATGGGAAAGACCTCCTTCCATAG GTTATCATGCCTTCATAATGACAAACTTAAGCAACTGGCTGTGAAAAACTACGAGTTTCGACGAACAACATATAAAAGTGAATTGGAAGAATTGACAAG GTGGTCTAAGAGCTGGGGACTTAGTGACATGGGGTTCGGCCGAGAGAAAACTGCGTATTGCTACTTCGCCGTCGCTGCTAGCACATCACTACCTCAGGATTCTGAGATCAGAATGATGGTAGCAAAGAGTGCTATAGTTATCACAGTTGCTGATGATTTTTATGATGTGGAAGGCTCTCTTGAATGATTTTGGGAAAAAATCACAGATGCAGTTCAAAGTAAACTGAT ATGGGATGCAAAGGGCTTGAGTGGCCACAGTAAGACTATCTTTGATGCCCTTGACAGCCTTGTGAACGAATtagcaagaaaatattttcggCAACACGGAACCGATATAACAAACAGTCTCCGAGATATA TGGAGTGAAACATTTGCTTCCTGGTTTACGGAAGCTAAATGGAGCAAAAGTGGATTCTTACCTGCAGCCGAAGAGTATCTTGAGACTGGCATGACGTCTATTGCTTCACACACCTTGGTTCTTCCAGCTTCATGTTTCTTGAGTCCAAGCATGCCAGATTACAAACTCAATCCAGCCCAATATGAAAGCATTACCAGATTATTAATGGTCATCCCTCGTTTGTTGAATGACATACAGAGTTACAAG AAGGAACAAAAGGAAGGGAAAACCAACTTTGTTTTGCTCCACTCGAAAGAAAATCCAGAGGCAGACATCGAAGATTCAATTGCCTACGCCAGAGAGATTCTTgacagaaagaagaaagagctgCTGGAGCACGCTCTAACGGATGGTTTTAATGATTTCTCTAAACCTTGCAGGCATCTCCACTTATCTTGTGTGAAAGTTTTTCATATGTTCTTTGATTCCAGCAATAGATATGACTCCAACACAGAAATGCTTCAAGACATTCAAAAAGCATTTTATATTCCTGTAGAAGTTGGAGCACCAAAGCCTCTGCTTCCTCATTCCGGATCAAGACAGAGATATCCAACAGTAGTAGCCAGCTATCACTTCGATCAGCGGTACAAAAATAGAATCATTAGATTGGCTGAAAACAGTGTTGTTTCTCATCCTATTTCAGGAAATCCATACATGAAGATGCCTATGGCACCAAAGTTAAAATTCTGTTTCATGTAA